The Triticum aestivum cultivar Chinese Spring chromosome 5A, IWGSC CS RefSeq v2.1, whole genome shotgun sequence genomic sequence AGTGCTTCTACATGCGGGGAGCACTTGGTGTGTCTAATTGCTTGCTTGCTGAAGAAAACACATTTCATGAACATAGCTGCCTTACTCTATAAATAGAGCCCAGCACAAACATTCATCTCACACAACACCAAGGTAAAACCTAGCTAAGAACAAATAAAATACCAGCATCCATGGCTAAGTCACGGGCATTGGTTGCAACACTGTTGCTGGTCCTGGTGGTGTCCGTCACCGCAATAGAGGGTGTTCATGGCATCTGTGGCATGTCAAATGATGAATTCAAGCTTTGCCAGCCCGCAGCAGCAGTGGAAAACCCAACAGACAATCCGTCGGCTGAGTGTTGTGCCGCCCTTGGGAAGGCCAACCTGTCGTGCATTTGTCGCTACAAAGGCATCGCCGGCATATGGTTGAGGATGTACCACATCGACGCGGACCGTGCAATGGCGCTGCCCGGCAAGTGCGGTCTCACCATGCCCAACAACtgctcgtgatgatcgggtgcacTATCCATAAGCATCAAACTGTCCGTCGGTCTATATATATGCATCAACATTAATACGGCTAAATAAGTGGAGGAGCAAGTGAAAGGTCTTATTGTTGTCGTGTGATTTGAATTCTCTGCCTATCTCATTAATCTGTCGATAAATGGTAGCATGTATGTATACTGGAAGTGTAAGGAGGACAAAAGTGCCTTGCATGCAGTCCCATATATTTGATATCTTAAGTGGTGAGCTTCTTATTGCCCAAAAGTTGTGTGTTTTCAATGAACAAGTAAAAATTGATCGCAAGGTAATTTCAATATTGTAATCAACTATCAGCGCGGCCCATAGACATCCTTATAGTTGATTATGTTTTGTCTTCAAGTTATTAAGTCTCATAGTAACCTATTGTTCCAAATATATGCCCTACAAAGACATGAATCCACATTGGTTGAAATATTTCCATTCAAGTGTACTAGATTGTTGGTAAGTATCCACAACAACATAGGACCGACTGCACAAGACATATGGTTGGATATACATGACCATGGTCATTAAGTTGATCACCAACTTTCCCTCTTCAAATCCATGAACCCGGTGTCATCTTCGCACCAATAATCTTTGAAAAAGCAAGTATTAAATCTAAACATTTGAGAGCTTGTACGTGAACAAATTTAAATCTTTATTCACAGTTTATTGGCGTTCATCGATTGGTACATTGTCATGCCTCTCTATACTTCACCGTCTTATATATTATGTGACCATCAATATAAAGTTGTGCAAATACCAAGATG encodes the following:
- the LOC123106633 gene encoding putative lipid-transfer protein DIR1, with the translated sequence MAKSRALVATLLLVLVVSVTAIEGVHGICGMSNDEFKLCQPAAAVENPTDNPSAECCAALGKANLSCICRYKGIAGIWLRMYHIDADRAMALPGKCGLTMPNNCS